From the Argentina anserina chromosome 3, drPotAnse1.1, whole genome shotgun sequence genome, the window CTGATTCTTGGACGGCTACTTTTCTGTCTACTGTCATCGTGAAGCCAATTTCGCACCTGACGAGACTACTAGTTGAGAGAGATTGGTATAGTAAGCTTCATAATAGTCGAAGCTATGAGAAAGACAAAGACCTTTAAGCTTGTTTAATTACCTGGAATATCGATGCTTACTAGCAAGCCAGAAATAGTAGCAAGCTGTAATTTCATTAATCTGCCATAGCTAAATTTCCATGTATGATGTTATATTAACTTTCTATTAATTGGATTTCGTTGTACAATGAATTGTCCTCTATTCTCTTCTTGACGTCTTCTCTGATTGGCTTCTCAAATCTAATTGCTTGCTTTTTTTACTCAAGTTGATGTTGATGAGTCCAAGGAACTGAAGGAAGTAAGACGTGGTACAACATACAAGGGTGGTAATTCGGTTGCTTGGTTAGGTATGTGAGGGTTATTCGATATATATTTGCCAATCTGGATAATGACTGTTTAGAAATACAGCACAATTAGATAGAGAAGATGCAATGTATAATAAGGAGGATCGATACACAGTGCAGCGCTCTATACAGACTAAAGCTTCAggatttttgttgttgtgtaATGTTGCAAGATTGCGaaaaatacattttttttatgagaCATGAAGCAGTTTTCCAAGGAcctaattatttatttatttatttatactcTGTAAACCTTTGTTACTTCTTCGTATATTAGATAACACGGAACATATAATTTTACGCACAAGTATGAACTTCCGAATTTATATTTAGTCCCTATAGACATAACCATGATCGTTAAGCAAACACAGCATCAGGGGCAGCCTATCAGTAATCAACCATCAGTAATCAACCAAGAACAAATCACCACAGTTACGCATTGTTATTTGATTCGTGTTGACTGTTGAAGAAGAGAGCATGAGTTAAACCAAGTTAGAAACCATTTTCTAAAGACATTTCGCAGCGAATTTCCTTCATAAACCATTTTCTAAACACGAATGGGCCAAAAGGCCCTGATATCTCGGCGCGAATTGTTACAACGGTGCACAAAACGGTGcgttttgagttttcaaattcaattttttttcccatGGAGGCTAAGCAAACCTCACCGCCAAAATCACCGGCCTACAAAGCTCTACTCAAAGCCGGTCCAAATCTGAAGCCTCTGCAACAAGCGCACGCCCACATTGTGGTCTCTGCCTCTCTGGTTCTCACCGCAGCTGTTCACTCCTCACGAAGCTGATCTGTCTAGCTCTCGAAGCCGGCTCCATTCTCTAAGCTCGCAATCTCTTCCTCTCTGTCCCTCACCCGGACTCGTTCCTCTTCAACTCCATCATCAGATCTTCCTCCAAATTCGGCTTCCCGATATACTCTCTCTTGTTCTACCGCTCCATGCTCGGTTTCCGAACCCCGCCCAGTAGTTACACCTTTACCTCTCTGATCAAGGCCTGCGGCGATCTCTCGGCCCCCAGGCTCGGTCAGGGCGTGCACTCGTGTGCGGCTGCGGCGAGAAACCGTTTGTCCAGGCCGCTCTTATTAGTTTGTATGCGAAATGCGGCGAGTTTGGGGTTGCGCGGAAGGTGTTCGATGGAATGCGTGAGAGGACTGTTGTGGCGTGGAATTCGGTGATTTCTGGGTACGAGCAGCACGGGCTTTCGAGAGAGGCGATTGAGGTGTTTAAGGAGATGAGGGGATCGGGTGTTGAGAAGGATTCGAGTAGCTTTGTGAATGTCTTGGCGGCGTGTTCGCAGTTGGGGGATGTTGGTTTGGGGTGTTGGGTTCATGATGAGGTTGTTAGGAGGGGTATGGAGATGCATGTGGCGCTAGGGACTTCGCTGATTAACATGTATGCTAGATGTGGGAATGTGAGGAAAGCGCGAGAGGTTTTTGATTGTATGGATGAAAGGAATGTGATTACTTGGACGGCTATGATTTCGGGGTATGCAACAAATGGTGATGGTAATCAAGCTATGGAAGTCTTTGGTGAAATGGAGGCTCGTGGTCCAAGGCCTAACACCGTGACATTTGTGGCGGTCTTGGCGGCTTGCGCTCACGCTGGGCTTGTTAAAGAAGGGAGGCAAGCGTATGCAAGCATGAGGCAAGAGTATGGATTAGTGCCGGGAGTGGAGCACCGTGTTTGCCTGGTTGATACGCTTGGGCGTTCTGGGCTTCTCGATGAGGCATATCAATTCATCAAAGAGCTTAGTCCGAGAGAGGCAGCTCCACCACTTTGGACTGCAATGCTTGGGGCATGCAAGATGCATAAGAATATTGATCTTGGTGTAACGGTTGCAGAGCATCTTTTGGAGGTTGAGCCTGAAAATCCAGGCCATTATGTGATGCTTTCGAACATATATGCATTGGCTGGCAAGATGGATAGAGCGGAGATGGTTAGAAACATGCTGAAAGGGAGAATCTTGAGCAAGCAAGTTGGCTATAGTACTATTAAtgttaaacagaaaacacATTTGTTTAGCATGGGTGACAAATCCCATGAGGAGACAAATGAAATCTATCTGTTTTTAGATGACTTGATGTTGCGATGCAGTGAAGCAGGGTATACACCAGCACTGGAGTCAGTGATGCATGaagtggaagaagaagagagggaaTATGCCCTTACATATCATAGTGAGAAGCTTGCAATCGCATATGGGCTAATAAAAACCAGAGATGGTGATCCCATTAGGATTGTAAAGAACCTCCGAATGTGTGAGGACTGCCATGCCGCTATTAAGTTTATCTCAGTTGTTTCCGAAAGAAAGATTATTGTTCGGGATAAGCTTCGTATTGGAAGTATCGTGGTGGTGTGTTGAAATATTGGCGGTGAAGCCATGGCTGCAGAGTGCTGCAGGGAAGAAAGGCTGTAGAGGCTGTGCAGGCAGAGTTGCAAGTGGAACTGTAGCCTGCAAGTGTAGCTGTGCTTGGTGCAGGGCTGCAAGCATACCTGCTCTCTCTGGCGAATGGTGAAGGTGAAGCGAAGGATGTCATTTGCTCAAGTTGGTGGTCGTTTCCTTCATTTGGTGTCGTTTGAAGCTCTTCCTACAGTATTTAATGCAAGATCAATTTTGCAGATTTTCTCTCCTCAATTCCTGGTTGTTTGTCACTCAATCAACTACTATTCCTTAATTTCTGGTTTCCTTGGTTTGTATAAATCTAGTTTCAACTTTGTACTGTACACAGTAGGTTAACAActtttttcttgttatttAAGTTCTCTCTTGTTCTTGTAATCTTCAACTGAATGTTTACTTAGAACATTTTGCCAAGTTCAGTTCACCATTttcaacatggtatcagagcaggttTCATGGCCTGTCTCTTTTACTCTGTTTCTTGATCGATTTCTTCATCCTTCATTTTGGAGGAGAAATCTCATCATCTGATTTATTCTTCTATCATTAGGAGAGACATCTGTTTGAGTTCATAACTCctcatttcatttcttcttGGCCAATTTATTATCTCTTCTTCCATTTTGAAGAGATTTGTTGTCGTCAAGATCTGATTTCCTCATCTCATTTTAGAGGGGAGATCGGTTTAGAGGTACTTCTGCAACCTCATCATATCCGATGTTGGAATATCAGAGTCTTTTTCAGTTTCATGAAAGTGAGAACAAGAGGATTTGTCTTATGGCCATCACGTTTGGTGTTGTTTTTCAAGAGTGTGTTTGGGTCTCGATTCAAATCATCTCCGATCCGCCCACCTCGGCTCTATGCATCAGGAAGTCGTCATTCGTCGGAGTTTTCATCGGATCTTCTCCCAACTGACCGCAAATCTTGATTTCAACACCTTCTGTTTCATTCACAGTCAAGCTCGGCTGCTCAGTCCATGTTTATTTCTCCGCTGcgtttctctctctcagttGAGCTTGGTGTTGGTTGATTACTTTTTTGTGATTTTGGGCTTCCATCGAAATCCCTGGGGCATtgaaattgttgttgttgtttcatTTGCAACGAAGCAACCATGCGCCCATCACCTGTTCGACAGAATGCCTAAGAGAAGCATGCTTGGGTCATATCCCAATTTGGCTTCAGGGGGAGCCGATTACTGATGTGGCTGCTATTGTTGGGTCATATCTCAACTGCCATTCTAGAATCTTGTGTTCTCCTTTATTCATTAACCCGGATTCGCATTTAATCCGGAATCATCTCGGACCAGTGAGAGCTTCATGCCCACCTCATCAAAACCTACCTGCACAAAGATTCATCTTCAACCAAGCAAGGTTTGTGGGGAACAATTTGACCTTCATATTCATTCTCAACGCCTGTgctcgagttttttttttggatattgtatGTGGCCAAAAGGCTCAAGCTTGTGCTTTGAAACTCGGGTTCGAATCGTATCTCTATGTTTCCAATGTTTTGATTCATATATATGGGAGTTGTGGTGATCTGGGATGTGTCATGAAGGTGTTTGATAAAATGCTTGTGAGAGATGTGGTGTCTTGGAACTCTTTGATATGTTGGCATGTCAGTAGTTGCTAGGTGAATAGGTGATGCTTTGCTCTAAAGTCACTTTCGTGGTGGAATGTATCATCATGTGTTGATGTTGAAGGCTTGTTTGAGATGGTTAGAGGGTGTCCTCTGCTAGATAGCATGATCAGTTATCTTCATTTTCAGCAAAGGTTTATAACAATTGTGGAGAACTGCCGAAGTTCAAATGTTTTGAATATTTGAGTTGGGTTTCAAGATCAGATCGAGGGCGTGCAAGCTATGAGAAAATCATGATCTAATTTTCAGTGTATATGTATCAGGGGCTGTGTTCTTGTTGGATCATGGAGTATCTATTTTGTCATTGATCATTGTCATCTTATATTCTAATGATGGTATAGCTTCAGGGTTTGCACATCAGACTTCTTTCTTTAGTGATTGAGCATCATGGCATAACTGACGTGAGATAGATTTGATACCAAAGCTTGCTGATCATGGTTCATATAGAAATCTAATCAACATTCAACTAATTCTCAGCTGTTCTTTATTCTCATTGCATTTTATACTAGTACCTCCCTCATTGGACCTTCCTCTGAAATTCATAAACCTACCCATCCATCCATTCATAACTTCATTAGCCTTCATCTCTTCATGTTTCATACCATATCATAGGTTCATAGCCTTCATATTgaaatattttcatttaatatTTCAAGTTCATGATAAATATGGTTTCATTCCATATTTTCATTCCATATTCCATTTCATATTTCAAACCCCTATCATATCATAGGCTTATGAAATTTTCTTAACTTACCCCATATTTCATCTCTTTCAACTCCAccacatgtcatatttcatggAGTTTGACAATATTAGAAATAGTGGCAAGCTTGGCTGTCGCTTCTCTCTCGCCTAcgcttgagggggagtattgGAAGTATCGTGGTGGTGTGTTGAAATATTGGCGGTGAAGCCATGGCTGCAGAGTGCTGCAGGGAAGAAAGGCTGTAGAGGCTGTGCAGGCAGAGTTGCAAGTGGAACTGCAGCCTGCAAGTGTAGCTGTGCTTGGTGCAGGGCTGCAAGCATACCTGCTCTCTCTGGCGAATGGTGAAGGTGAAGGCGAAGGATGTCATTTGCTCAAGTTGCTGGTCGTTTCCTTCATTTGGTGTCGTTTGAAGCTCTTCCTACAGTATTTAATGCAAGATCAATTTTGCAGATTTTCTCTCCTCAATTCCTGGTTGTTTGTCACTCAATCAACTACTATTCCTTAATTTCTGGTTTCCTTGGTTTGTATAAATCTAGTTTCAACTTTGTACTGTACACAGTAGGTTAACAActtttttcttgttatttAAGTTCTCTTTTGTTCTTGTAATCTTCAACTGAATGAAACACTTAGAACATTTTGCCAAGTTCAGTTCACCATTTTCAACACTTCGCTTCCGCCATTTCAAAGATGGCTCTTGTTCATGCCTGGATTATTGGTAGAATGCTTGGTGACTCAATGTTTTTtcccttctccttcttcttcttctctctctctctctctcatatttGTGGATTGACAATTACCAATGGCTTATAGTAAAACGTAGAAGGACGAGACGCCAAGTCAAGCTCATGCAAGGAAACAATTTAAAAAGCAACCGTTCATAGTTCCCAATTTAAGATGCTAAAATGAAAGGCATTATCAGTGTACAAAATTTGACTATTGGTAAATGCATGGAACATATATAAAAAGGTTAGATCCTTTTCAAATGAGCAACTGGACGTTTGGGAATGAGAGTTTAATATGACATGAGCATGTGATAGACCACTCCTATGctgtttaataaaaaaattaatgagTAATTAATCTGCTGATGTTAACAGAGAGGAAACATTCCACGTTAAATATTAAAGAGAGTAATTTAATAATTGGTCCAAGAGATTCTCTGGCGTCTGTGAGATTTATAACCCACGAGTGAGCCCAAAATGGCCGAAAGAGACAAATAGACGGAGCAAGCCCACTATGAATTAACCCATTATTTTGCGGCTTTTGCCTATTTTGGGTTTGTCAGAATGAACAGCCATTACTATATACTGAGGACCTCTGAAATATCTGCATGGatctttaatattttcttcCACCAATATTATAGTTAATTTCAAGTTTTGTAACGACTCTATTCTTGATCTCAATTTCAAGTGTTTGTGACGAAGAAGTACACCCCCGGTTTTTAGGCTCCGAGTCAAGATCTCATCGGCTTTATGATACCTCTTGCTATCATTCAAAGATGCATGCTCCCGTTTTGAtcttatttttctcctttcGGATTATGGTTAAGTTTTGCTCTGTTACATTGAACATTAAAGCAAATTTTGTactttaagtttttattttggttttttttgctTGTTGTCAAGTTCGCATACGCTTGACTAGGCATGAAGGTTTTGTAGTGGAGGTATGTCTCCATCAGAACCATTGGTTGTATTGGGCAGACGGCAGACCCATTGGAATACAATCCATTCCCCTCATAATGATTCATAGTGATGAAAATTCTACTTTCTTCAAATTCCAAAAGTCATTTTGTTTGGTTTGCTTGCCCTCTTCTGGATATGCAA encodes:
- the LOC126785652 gene encoding LOW QUALITY PROTEIN: pentatricopeptide repeat-containing protein At2g33760 (The sequence of the model RefSeq protein was modified relative to this genomic sequence to represent the inferred CDS: inserted 1 base in 1 codon; deleted 2 bases in 1 codon; substituted 1 base at 1 genomic stop codon), whose translation is MEAKQTSPPKSPAYKALLKAGPNLKPLQQAHAHIVVCLSGSHRSCSLLTKLICLALEAGSILXARNLFLSVPHPDSFLFNSIIRSSSKFGFPIYSLLFYRSMLGFRTPPSSYTFTSLIKACGDLSAPRLGXGRALVCGCGEKPFVQAALISLYAKCGEFGVARKVFDGMRERTVVAWNSVISGYEQHGLSREAIEVFKEMRGSGVEKDSSSFVNVLAACSQLGDVGLGCWVHDEVVRRGMEMHVALGTSLINMYARCGNVRKAREVFDCMDERNVITWTAMISGYATNGDGNQAMEVFGEMEARGPRPNTVTFVAVLAACAHAGLVKEGRQAYASMRQEYGLVPGVEHRVCLVDTLGRSGLLDEAYQFIKELSPREAAPPLWTAMLGACKMHKNIDLGVTVAEHLLEVEPENPGHYVMLSNIYALAGKMDRAEMVRNMLKGRILSKQVGYSTINVKQKTHLFSMGDKSHEETNEIYLFLDDLMLRCSEAGYTPALESVMHEVEEEEREYALTYHSEKLAIAYGLIKTRDGDPIRIVKNLRMCEDCHAAIKFISVVSERKIIVRDKLRIGSIVVVC